In a genomic window of Urocitellus parryii isolate mUroPar1 chromosome 11, mUroPar1.hap1, whole genome shotgun sequence:
- the S100a1 gene encoding protein S100-A1 has translation MGSELETAMETLINVFHAHSGKEGDKYKLSKKELKELLQTELSGFLDAQKDADAVDKVMKELDENGDGEVDFQEYVVLVAALTVACNNFFWENS, from the exons ATGGGCTCCGAGCTGGAGACTGCGATGGAGACCCTCATCAACGTGTTCCATGCCCACTCAGGCAAGGAGGGGGACAAGTACAAGCTGAGCAAGAAGGAACTGAAGGAGCTGCTGCAAACCgagctctctggcttcctggat GCCCAGAAGGATGCAGATGCTGTGGACAAGGTGATGAAGGAGCTCGATGAGAATGGAGACGGGGAGGTGGACTTCCAGGAGTACGTGGTGCTGGTGGCTGCTCTCACAGTGGCCTGTAACAACTTCTTCTGGGAGAACAGTTGA
- the S100a13 gene encoding protein S100-A13 isoform X3 has translation MSLAPMTQLGNWTPRAGRGALLPQAGLINLGLASPRQHPISYPGREGRKGSLSVNEFKELATQQLPHLLKDVGSLDEKMKSLDVNQDSELKFNEYWRLIGELAKEMRKEKAQEIRKK, from the exons ATGAGTCTGGCTCCCATG ACTCAGCTAGGAAACTGGACACCTCGGGCTGGGCGTGGCGCCCTCCTCCCGCAGGCAGGCCTTATAAACCTCGGCCTCGCGTCTCCGCGGCAGCACCCCATCTCCTACCCTG GGCGGGAAGGCCGGAAGGGCAGCCTCAGCGTCAACGAGTTTAAGGAACTAGCCACGCAGCAGTTGCCTCACCTGCTCAAG GATGTGGGCTCCCTAGATGAGAAGATGAAGAGCTTGGATGTGAATCAGGACTCGGAGCTCAAGTTCAATGAGTACTGGAGACTGATTGGGGAGTTGGCCAAGGAAATGAGGAAGGAGAAGGCGCAGGAGATCCGGAAGAAGTAG
- the S100a13 gene encoding protein S100-A13 isoform X1 — MAAEPLTELEAAIETVVTTFFTFAGREGRKGSLSVNEFKELATQQLPHLLKDVGSLDEKMKSLDVNQDSELKFNEYWRLIGELAKEMRKEKAQEIRKK; from the exons ATGGCGGCCGAGCCACTGACTGAGCTGGAGGCGGCCATCGAGACAGTGGTCACCACTTTCTTCACCTTTGCAGGGCGGGAAGGCCGGAAGGGCAGCCTCAGCGTCAACGAGTTTAAGGAACTAGCCACGCAGCAGTTGCCTCACCTGCTCAAG GATGTGGGCTCCCTAGATGAGAAGATGAAGAGCTTGGATGTGAATCAGGACTCGGAGCTCAAGTTCAATGAGTACTGGAGACTGATTGGGGAGTTGGCCAAGGAAATGAGGAAGGAGAAGGCGCAGGAGATCCGGAAGAAGTAG
- the S100a13 gene encoding protein S100-A13 isoform X2: protein MASAGSIFTLDLVGLARPSSASSAVGVVGWRPCSLDSGAHCSKDESGSHGREGRKGSLSVNEFKELATQQLPHLLKDVGSLDEKMKSLDVNQDSELKFNEYWRLIGELAKEMRKEKAQEIRKK, encoded by the exons ATGGCTTCTGCCGGCTCTATTTTTACCCTGGACCTTGTAGGCCTAGCACGACCAAGTTCTGCCAGTTCTGCCGTTGGCGTGGTGGGCTGGCGTCCCTGTAGCCTTGACTCTGGGGCCCACTGCAGCAAGGATGAGTCTGGCTCCCATG GGCGGGAAGGCCGGAAGGGCAGCCTCAGCGTCAACGAGTTTAAGGAACTAGCCACGCAGCAGTTGCCTCACCTGCTCAAG GATGTGGGCTCCCTAGATGAGAAGATGAAGAGCTTGGATGTGAATCAGGACTCGGAGCTCAAGTTCAATGAGTACTGGAGACTGATTGGGGAGTTGGCCAAGGAAATGAGGAAGGAGAAGGCGCAGGAGATCCGGAAGAAGTAG